Proteins encoded by one window of Agelaius phoeniceus isolate bAgePho1 chromosome 5, bAgePho1.hap1, whole genome shotgun sequence:
- the MGAT4C gene encoding LOW QUALITY PROTEIN: alpha-1,3-mannosyl-glycoprotein 4-beta-N-acetylglucosaminyltransferase C (The sequence of the model RefSeq protein was modified relative to this genomic sequence to represent the inferred CDS: inserted 2 bases in 1 codon) has translation MQWKTTGGLVRLPYAVLHXRHNLKYFDKMRCLRKRSAVSFLGILVVCLLFMNLYIEDSYVLEGDKQLIRETATHQLNPERYVHSFKDLSNFSGSINISYRYLAGTPLPRKRYLTIGLSSVKRRKGNYLLETIKSIFEQSSYEELKEIAVVVQLADFDSAWCEGMVQDISQKFAHHIIAGRLIVIHVPEDYYPVLDGLKRNYNDPEDRVKFRSKQNVDYAFLLNFCANLSDYYVMLEDDVRCSKNFLTAVKKVITSREGSYWVTLEFSKLGYIGKLYHSHDLPRLAHFLLMFYQEMPCDWLLIHFRGLLAQKEVIRFKPSLFQHMGYYSSYKGAENKLKDDDFEEESFDIPDNPPANLHTNMNVFENYEASKAYSSIDEYFWGKAPSTGDFYGIVFEKPIKISKIKVVTGTEDRQNDILHHGALEVGEKIVGSKKGRQCTTYLRLGEFKNGNFEITDVEHKVLFDINCMRILVTKSQKEWLIIRSISVWTSQTPNQ, from the exons GTGAGACTACCGTATGCAGTTCTTCA GAGACACaacttgaaatattttgataaaATGAGATGCTTGCGGAAACGATCAGCAGTGTCGTTCTTAGGAATCCTTGTTGTTTGCTTGCTCTTCATGAACTTGTACATTGAGGATAGTTATGTTTTG GAAGGGGACAAGCAATTAATCAGAGAGACAGCCACACACCAGCTCAACCCAGAGCGTTATGTTCACAGTTTTAAAGATTTGTCTAATTTCTCAGGATCTATAAACATTTCCTATCGCTACCTAGCTGGAACACCTTTGCCAAGGAAAA GGTATCTTACAATTGGACTATCCTCTGTAAAACGGAGAAAGGGAAACTACTTGCTTGAGACCATCAAGTCCATATTTGAGCAGTCAAGCTATGAGGAACTCAAAGAAATTGCAGTGGTAGTACAGCTGGCAGATTTTGACTCAGCCTGGTGTGAAGGCATGGTCCAGGATATTTCACAGAAATTTGCACATCACATAATTGCGGGCAGATTAATAGTTATTCACGTCCCTGAGGATTACTATCCTGTACTGGATGGCCTTAAGAGAAATTACAATGACCCCGAGGACCGCGTGAAGTTCCGATCAAAACAAAATGTAGATTATGCTTTCCTTCTAAACTTTTGTGCTAATCTTTCTGACTATTATGTGATGCTGGAGGATGATGTTCGCTGCTCAAAGAATTTTTTGACTGCTGTTAAGAAAGTAATTACCTCACGAGAAGGATCCTACTGGGTGACATTGGAATTCTCCAAGCTGGGGTACATTGGAAAGCTTTACCATTCCCATGACCTACCACGCCTGGCCCATTTTCTATTGATGTTTTACCAAGAAATGCCTTGCGATTGGTTGCTCATCCACTTTCGTGGGCTGTTAGCTCAAAAGGAAGTGATACGTTTTAAGCCATCTCTCTTCCAGCACATGGGATACTACTCATCTTACAAAGGAGCTGAAAATAAGTTAAAGGATGATGATTTTGAAGAGGAATCCTTTGATATCCCGGACAACCCACCTGCAAACTTGCACACCAATATGAATGTATTTGAAAACTATGAGGCAAGCAAGGCTTACAGCAGCATTGATGAGTACTTCTGGGGCAAAGCTCCTTCTACTGGAGACTTCTATGGGATTGTATTTGAAAAGCCCATTAAAATCAGTAAAATTAAAGTTGTCACTGGAACTGAAGATCGGCAAAATGACATTTTACATCACGGGGCCCTGGAAGTAGGTGAAAAGATTGTAGGCAGTAAAAAAGGAAGACAATGTACGACTTACTTGAGACTAGGGGAGttcaaaaatggaaattttgaaataacagaTGTAGAGCACAAAGTTCTGTTTGATATTAACTGCATGAGAATACTTGTTACTAAAAGTCAAAAAGAATGGCTGATCATTAGGAGCATTAGCGTCTGGACTTCTCAAACACCAAACCAATAG